The sequence GACTATaaagggaggaggggagagggCTCCAAGAATGAGCTAGAAGatcatctgtaaccaactgAGACTACAGAAAAAGAATACACGGGATGTAGAGCTATTGCCCTAAaggggtctgaacctggatatacccggtgttcttgagttgcataTACACAAATAAATTCAGTAGGCATTCCCCGAACAAAGATCATGCACCGATCGTCtgatacaccccggaatcattgtcagggatttttCCCTCGACATGCTCTATTGAAAAAAGAAAGTGAGatttttaatcaaaattaagaaaattaatttctgCGCAAAGCGCTTTCAGAAGAAGTAAATTTCTGCGAAAGGGTatttcaaaaaaggaaaaagaatcgaaaaaaagtaaaaaaggaTCTGTGAAAGGGCAAAGTGCAACGCCCCTGTCGTCTCTGTTGGCTCGCCGTTTCCCCAAATCGCGCACCCACTCAAAAACCCTCGCGGCGCTGCGCTCCCACCTGCAACCTCACACCCCcatctccggcggcggcggcggccggcgctcGAGCGAGCGAGATGGACCGTCCGGCGGCCGGCGCTTCGTACCAGCGCTTCCCCCGCGTGAGGATCCGCGAGCTCAAGGACGACTACGCCAAGTTCGAGCTCCGCGACACCGACGCCAGCATGGCCAACGCCCTCCGCCGCGTCATGATCGCCGAGGTCCCCACCGTCGCCATCGACCTCGTCGAGATCGAGGCCAACTCCTCCGTCCTCAACGACGAGTTCATCGCGCACCGCCTCGGACTCATCCCGCTCACCTCCGCCGCTGCCATGGGCATGCGATTCTCCCGCGACTGCGACGCCTGCGACGGAGACGGCTCCTGCGAGTACTGCTCCGTCGAGTTCCACCTCGCCGCGCGCGCCACCGACTCCGACCAGACGCTCGAGGTCACATCCAACGACCTGCGATCCACCGACCCCAAGGTCTGCCCCGTCGACCAGGCGCGCGCGTACCAGCAGGCCCTCGGCGCCACCGACCCCTACGACACCTCCACCGCAGCAGACCAGAGGCAAGTAGTCGCGCGCCGCTCCCAGCTGCCCTAGCCCCTACTTTTAGTTAGGTAGTCTGCGTCCATTTTGGTGACTCAACTATTTACTTCTATGTGAGATCATCACTCCATTTTGGTTTCGGTTATGTTATGTTTGGATGGTAGATCCGTGGGAGTGTGGTGTTGTTTGTGGCTGCATTATTTTaatgagtaaatttcacaaagcTACAACTATTTGTAtctttgtaacacaaaactacaacctTTAAcatctatttcacaaaactacaacttttagcatccatttcacaaaactacaactacttATGCCTTTAGTAAtgcaaaactataacttttttgGCTTGGTCCCATCCATCAGCCACGTATTACTCGTTTTCTCCATTATGCTGAAAATATGTAGCTGATGGGTGGGACCAGGctaaaaagttatagttttgcCTTTCTAAGGGCACatgtagttgtagttttgtgaaataggtcttagaagttgtagttttgcgTTTCTAAGGCACaagtagttgtagttttgtgaaatttactctatttTAATTTCAAGTACCCCATGCTCGTCGTATTATCTGTATGTGTAGGTTTGAACAATATGTGTCATTCCTTTGGCAGCCAAAATGAACTCTTGTAGAAATTGGTAAATTTGGTTTGGACTAGAGAGGTATAGACATTATCGCTGAGCATATGATGACATGATTGTAAGTCTTGTTTAAATGCCTCTTAACTGTTGCTGGTCTCTTGGTTGTTGGAGGATGTAGAACTTTTGTTGTGCCTCATTAAATCAGCAACATTTCTTGTGCTGCCATAGCCTATATGTGATTGATGTCAATTGTTGCAGTAGTATTCTTAACTTGAATAGTCATAGATTTCCAATGATTGCTGCCTAAAGTTGTAAGATGATGAAAAGGTCAAAACTTCTACATTGTCATTTTTCCGTAGCTTCTTCCTGCACTTATTCTTGTGTTTGGAGGAAGTTTCTGCCATTAGCAGAGGATACTTGGGTTACATTTGAACAATATATGATATGCTTGTAAAGATGCTGTAATTCAATCATGCTGAACCAAGTTGTTATTGCAGTGCATATGGATGGTTATATCAAATTAATGTGGAAATTGCAAGGGCAAGACAAATGTTCTGCACTAACTGTATAATGTTATGACGGTTGCACCAGTTGCATATAAGAATATTTTCTATTCTAATTTATAGTACTATGAAGAGAGGCATTAAAAAACATGGTTCTTTAGAACAATTTGTTCGTTTTGATTCCTGTACTTAACGCTTAAGATCAAGCCTTGCAAAAGTTTTGTGCAATGAAAATTAAAATTGAAAAGTATTTAGTGACTCGTGCTGTAGTGCTGTACCCCATCCATATGTCTTCCTGGGGTATGTAGAGTCCATACTGTATCGGGCATCCCTTTGGTAAGATTTTTGTTACTTCTGTTTTGGTCTAATGGATCAGTGGCCAGTGACATATGCTAGTATGTCTATTATATaatattcaatttttttgaagaaaaaaccGAAAGCTTTAAGTATACTGTCTTGCTAATCAGTATTCACCTAGTAATGTATTTGCTGACTTCAGGGGCATTCTTATTGTTAAGCTGCGTCGCGGGCAAGAACTGAGGCTTCGTGCCATTGCTAGAAAAGGAATTGGCAAGGACCATG is a genomic window of Phragmites australis chromosome 17, lpPhrAust1.1, whole genome shotgun sequence containing:
- the LOC133897359 gene encoding DNA-directed RNA polymerases II, IV and V subunit 3-like; this translates as MDRPAAGASYQRFPRVRIRELKDDYAKFELRDTDASMANALRRVMIAEVPTVAIDLVEIEANSSVLNDEFIAHRLGLIPLTSAAAMGMRFSRDCDACDGDGSCEYCSVEFHLAARATDSDQTLEVTSNDLRSTDPKVCPVDQARAYQQALGATDPYDTSTAADQRGILIVKLRRGQELRLRAIARKGIGKDHAKWSPAATVTFMYEPDIRINEELMETLTLDEKRSWVESSPTKVFDIDPNTHQVVVVDAEAYTYDDEVIKKADAMGKPGLIEINAKEDSFVFTVETTGAITAYELIMNAITVLRQKLDAVRLQDDDGDLGELGAHLVGG